The sequence below is a genomic window from Nocardia fluminea.
GACCAACCGTGCGACCGGTGCGCGACGTTGCTGGTGCGGGAACAATTCATGAATCGGTCGTCGTTTTCCTGTCCGAAGTGTCAACGGAAGCCGCGCCGCCGCTGATCGCGGCACGCTAACGTTTCCCCTGACAGGTCGTGACAGACCGGGTCCGTGCAGGGAGGACGTTATGCGCAAGCTGACCTATTTCGTGGCATCGACAATCGACGGTTTCATCGCCGCCGAGGACGGAACGCTGGACTTCTTCCCGGTAGGCGGTGATCACGGGCCCGCGATCATCTCGCAATACCCGGAAACCCTGCCCACCAAGGTGCGCGAGGCGCGCGGCATCGCGGCGGGCAACATCTACTTCGACACCGTGATCATGGGCCGCAAGACCCACGATTTCGGGGTACGCACCGGCACCGCCAGCCCGTACGAGCACCTGCGTCAGTACGTGGTGTCCACGACGCTGCCCGAAGCGCCCGCGCCCGGGGTGGAACTGATCGCCGAGGATCCGGTGGCCGCGGTACGCGAGCTCAAACGCGAAGACGGCTTGGGGATCTGGCTCTGCGGTGGCGGTGAACTGGCACAGGCAGTGCTGCCCGAGATCGACCAGGTGTTCCTGAAACTGCACCCGGTGGTACTGGGTACCGGCAGACCGCTGTTCGGCGGCGGGGCGAAACTGCCCGCGCCGGAACGGTTCCGGGTGATCACCAGCCGGGTGTACGCCGACGGGGTCGCGTTCCTCAAGTACGGCCGGATCAA
It includes:
- a CDS encoding dihydrofolate reductase family protein, which produces MRKLTYFVASTIDGFIAAEDGTLDFFPVGGDHGPAIISQYPETLPTKVREARGIAAGNIYFDTVIMGRKTHDFGVRTGTASPYEHLRQYVVSTTLPEAPAPGVELIAEDPVAAVRELKREDGLGIWLCGGGELAQAVLPEIDQVFLKLHPVVLGTGRPLFGGGAKLPAPERFRVITSRVYADGVAFLKYGRIK